In one Mucilaginibacter ginsenosidivorax genomic region, the following are encoded:
- a CDS encoding SusD/RagB family nutrient-binding outer membrane lipoprotein yields the protein MKKIFKIYLLPVFMILTVTSCKKSFQELTVNQNVPNSVPASLLLNGILNNIAEFPDGSKEIYGQYYIYNYDYYGNNRYDFGSGDNYYTTLKNVVAMEDQAVKAGAPAVNPYSALGKFFRAYLFSKMSMEEGDIPMTQALQGEKNLTPAYDTQKTVMTQSLAWLESANADMSSLIASGNTTFAGDIYLGNSLAAWQKVVNSFRIRLLVQLSKKAGDIDVAAQFATVVGNPTKYPVMTSAADNMQYTFLVPTNYYPQTPDNFGQNGSRQNTSATYIGLLTSLQDPRVFVTAEPARYNVDNLHQSPTAFSSFIGADPGLDLGDMYNNAGLQKYSFLNRKRYYSTFTGEPSIQVGYPELMFNIAEGINRGWATGNAEDYYIKGIQASFAYYSIPTGTGTFTASFYRPGSTSTANPANYDNYTINVDWANYYAQAGVKYTADAAGLTKILQQKYLALFRHSGLEAYYNYRRTGVPTFTTGPGTGNSGRIALRFQYPGSERTSNAVNYNKALADQYSGNDDINGKMYILK from the coding sequence ATGAAAAAGATATTTAAAATTTACTTACTGCCGGTATTCATGATACTGACAGTAACCAGCTGTAAAAAGAGTTTCCAGGAATTAACAGTTAATCAAAACGTACCAAACTCGGTACCTGCTTCGCTCCTTTTAAACGGCATATTAAACAACATTGCCGAATTTCCGGATGGATCAAAGGAAATTTACGGCCAATACTATATTTACAACTACGATTATTACGGTAACAACCGTTATGATTTTGGCAGCGGCGATAATTACTATACTACACTAAAAAACGTTGTAGCAATGGAAGATCAGGCTGTTAAAGCCGGTGCCCCGGCTGTTAATCCATACAGCGCTTTGGGTAAATTTTTCAGGGCTTACCTTTTTAGCAAAATGAGCATGGAAGAAGGCGATATCCCTATGACCCAGGCTTTACAGGGCGAAAAAAACCTTACACCTGCTTATGATACTCAAAAAACGGTAATGACACAGTCGTTAGCATGGTTAGAAAGCGCTAATGCCGATATGAGCTCGCTGATTGCATCAGGCAACACCACTTTTGCAGGCGACATTTACCTGGGCAATAGCCTGGCCGCATGGCAAAAAGTAGTAAACTCGTTCAGGATAAGGTTATTGGTACAACTAAGTAAAAAAGCCGGCGATATTGATGTTGCAGCCCAGTTTGCTACCGTTGTTGGCAACCCGACCAAATATCCTGTAATGACCAGCGCTGCCGATAACATGCAATACACTTTTTTAGTGCCTACCAATTACTATCCGCAAACACCTGATAACTTTGGTCAAAACGGTTCAAGGCAAAACACTTCGGCTACTTATATTGGTTTATTAACAAGCTTACAAGACCCGCGCGTATTTGTAACCGCCGAGCCTGCCCGTTATAATGTTGATAACCTGCACCAAAGCCCTACGGCGTTTTCGTCATTCATCGGTGCCGACCCAGGATTGGATTTAGGTGACATGTACAACAATGCCGGCTTGCAGAAATATTCATTCCTGAACCGTAAACGTTATTACTCTACCTTTACCGGCGAACCAAGCATCCAGGTTGGCTACCCGGAACTGATGTTTAACATCGCCGAAGGTATTAATCGCGGCTGGGCAACCGGTAACGCCGAAGATTATTATATCAAAGGCATCCAGGCATCTTTTGCTTATTACAGCATCCCAACAGGAACAGGTACTTTCACAGCCTCTTTCTACCGTCCGGGATCAACAAGTACTGCAAACCCGGCAAATTATGACAACTATACTATTAATGTTGATTGGGCTAACTACTATGCACAGGCCGGCGTTAAGTATACTGCCGATGCTGCGGGGCTTACCAAAATATTACAGCAAAAATACCTGGCGTTGTTCCGCCACTCGGGTTTAGAGGCCTACTACAACTACCGCCGTACCGGTGTGCCAACGTTTACAACTGGTCCGGGTACAGGTAATAGCGGCCGTATAGCGTTGCGTTTCCAGTATCCAGGTTCTGAGCGTACTTCAAATGCTGTTAATTATAACAAAGCATTAGCCGATCAATATAGCGGCAATGATGACATTAATGGTAAAATGTACATTCTTAAATAA